GAGACAAAATTACAAGATCACACAGTAAGCATCTTCTATTACTTAGGCAACAATTTGTCAGAAATTTTAAATGGAGCTCTGTCCAGAAATATCACAGCTATATTTTAAGCTTAGGCTTACCTTCCCAAACAACCTAGGCTGGAAAGAATAAGTTTCGTCACCCGGCACATCAATGCTAACACTAAGCTGTAAAACAACCAAAGAAAGAAGATGAACTTGCTTCGTCAtccaattattttaaataaagataTCCCAACAGGATCAAAAAAGGGTAAAACATACTATTTGTTCACCAAAGTCAACAACAACATTCTTGGCTGGTATTCCCTTGGCAAATATAGTcaccaccacctcctctggcTTCTGGTAAAATTCATGCCTGCAGTTACATACATTAGATTATCCTGTGTTTTCCACAAAAGAATACCCGAAAGAGGGGGAAAAACCTGTCCAAAAGCTAATCACAAGATTGCAGTAatcattattttaaaaggacaaggTTGCATTAATcatatatgtttttttaattaagaGTAATCATATATGTTTAAAACATAAAAGCAAATAATATTGTGCAAGTACCATCTCAAACTTATTCCCGCATTTGATAAATAATTTAACCTATCAAAGGAAAGTACAATGCCAGAGTTACTGAACTTAACACTTCACTAACACGGCAAAGGTTTTGACCTAACCTGTATTTTGGTCTGGCAGCAGATCCTTGATAGGACAGGTTGACAGTTGGTTGAGCATCTTTAGGCGCAACAGCAACATTGTCCAAAGACTCAGATGCAAGGGGAGCTACGACATTTCCCGAGGTTTTATCCACCGACTGATTAGGTAGTTCTCCCGCTTCCTCTGAATTTAGCCAGCAAATATCATCAATTAGTTTTACTAAGGATCATGCGACTTCCAAAATCATGCAAACCATTATTATAAGATATGAATGAAGCATTAAGTGTTCCATTAGCATAGCAACATCATTATACACATAAATAACCACAATAATTTCAAGAAAACTGTAGGTTCTATTAGTTTTGAACTATAAACAGCCAAATTTCTCTTATTGTCATAAAACTGCTTGTTAGTGCAAAATATAGCACCAAGTCACCATAGATGCCATGAGTTGGTTAGAATTGACAGGATTTGTGAAATGTGAGAAGAGCCAGCTTCAAAGGCAGTAAATTACCTGCAATGCGTTCATCACATTCTTTGATTAACTTTGTGAACCTTGACTCTGCCGGTGCTAAACTAGCACCAGTTTCCAAAGCTGCTTTTGCAGTTTGGTACTCTTCAAGCTTCATACAGGCCAACCTGGAAAAGCACCAAAAAAGGAAATTAATTCAACAACACCATATCTAATGACACAGCACTGACAGATAACAAGTGCTActtcaaaaaataatattgttACACTTTGACTTCGTTATTTATCAAAAGTGTAAAAGCTAAGAAAGTATAATAACAATAACATGGTAATGTAGTAACATATTTCGGGGGGAGGGGTGAAATGGTGTGCGGTTGTGGGAAAAACTCTGATGCTGCAGCAGTCttcttggaggatgatgaaaaTCAGACATTGAACAAATCAATAAATCATGAAATGACGAATCTTGATTTCACCGTCAGCTATCGTAACATCCTAAGAAGTTAGATGAGCTAGAAAAACATGTGGTGAACAGGCATGGAACACCACAAAATTCAATCAGCAAACTTACAACAAAATTATACCATCACCCCATAAGAAACTAAAATAGAAAGGTTATTAACACTCACCCCTTACGCAAATATGCTTTTGACATTGAAGGATCTAACTCAATGGCCTTGTTCGCATCAACAACAGCTTCTGCTCATAGGGAAACATGATTACAGTTACTACCATGCTTAGAAGTTATAACTAATAATTGATAGGCGTCACAATTAACAATATATAGTGAAATAGGATGCTCTATGCACTGATGCAGACATAAAAGAGATGTCTTTCCAGGATGTTACACCAATGAACTTCATGCAAACTTATAAAACATTATAAATCTAACTAGAAACTCCACAGATTAAATTTCAACGACTGCAGATTCCTTAGTTACTGACTAATGGAAATAAATAAGAAGAAAGTTAGGGTTTTGCTTTTATGAATCCTCTATTCATTCGGGTCTATTCCCGTCCATCTCGTTCTGATACTAGATAATTCACTTTTAAGCCAAATTAGGATTCACGAGATTCTCTAAATCTGACACTTATCAATAAACAGACATACAGGTTCTAAAACAAATACCGGATCTAACACAAGTGTACCAACAACAACACCAAAACCTGAATCCTAACTACCAGGCTAAACGAACAATCCACCAGTGCCCACGCACTCAAGTAGAAATAACCTAAAACTTTTACAAATTCAATAAATCGTAGACCGCAATAAAAGCACAGAATAATTCAATCAGCGCCGTTTCTTACTAATTTGTATCCTTTGTCAGTCAATTTACCAGTAAATTAGCcaccaaaaaaagaaagaataacgGATTAATTAGAGAGGAAAATGGATACCAGTGAAGTAGTTGAGTTTGATGTTGGCCTGAGCACGGTCGGCGAAAAGCTCAGCGTTCTTAGGAGTCATGGCGATTGCTTGAGTGTAAAGGTCAACGGCGAGCTCAAAGTGGTCGTCGATGAAAGCTTCTTTAGCCCTAATCTCCAGATCGGACGCCATTGGAAGGAGCACAGAAGAAGTCTCTAGAACAAGAGGGAAAAGAAATTGGGATGGATGGATTGAGACTATAGAGATTCTTTGGCGTATTAAAGCTCCCCAATGTATATAAAGATCAATAATTGGGGTTTGTATTTGTATAATAAGAATAGGAAAAGACTAAGAAAAGGGTTTAACAGGTCAAGTCTTCGCCAACTATTTAAGGAAGTatttatttcttttaattttcacGAAAAGAAAAGGAAGTATTTATTTCAATAACAAGTAC
This sequence is a window from Nicotiana sylvestris chromosome 3, ASM39365v2, whole genome shotgun sequence. Protein-coding genes within it:
- the LOC104217483 gene encoding protein SGT1 homolog, encoding MASDLEIRAKEAFIDDHFELAVDLYTQAIAMTPKNAELFADRAQANIKLNYFTEAVVDANKAIELDPSMSKAYLRKGLACMKLEEYQTAKAALETGASLAPAESRFTKLIKECDERIAEEAGELPNQSVDKTSGNVVAPLASESLDNVAVAPKDAQPTVNLSYQGSAARPKYRHEFYQKPEEVVVTIFAKGIPAKNVVVDFGEQILSVSIDVPGDETYSFQPRLFGKITPAKCRYEVMSTKIEIRLAKAEPLHWTSLEYMREAAVVQRPNVLSDAPRPSYPSSKLRHVDWDKLEAEVKKEEKDEKLDGDAALNKFFRDIYKDADEDTRRAMMKSFVESNGTVLSTNWKEVGAKKVEGSPPDGMELKKWEI